A single region of the Microlunatus panaciterrae genome encodes:
- a CDS encoding GTP-binding protein LepA has translation MPRQVITPRKIADHVQRLGELYPPIDPSTVDRTIRRPELVKRRFGHVIDYLARVELEVDRNVLELLVLLPDVDDTNRTFFADVWQPQELQHGVVLDQLQQDLGRAPAEPHLDVSAKIKVLGALAHLKPIQDVARLLYYLTGASTERQAVLAYNQINRGLREMGETAISETIITPIKQQEPGHFAFYQMSATSMIQNNVLRPWQIFLARLLRERSYGLVGTNAMDKYKADMGGVVVDLGLDNDLEGYAREVGRVESRLLWAHQQGLQFPPYILKALRESVEKFYQRQLQTA, from the coding sequence ATGCCCAGGCAAGTGATCACCCCGCGCAAGATCGCTGATCATGTTCAGCGGCTGGGTGAGCTCTACCCCCCGATCGACCCCAGTACGGTCGACCGGACCATTCGGCGTCCTGAGCTGGTGAAGCGACGGTTCGGCCACGTCATCGACTACCTGGCTCGGGTCGAGCTTGAGGTCGACCGGAACGTGCTCGAGCTGCTGGTGCTGCTGCCCGATGTCGACGACACCAACCGCACCTTCTTCGCCGACGTCTGGCAGCCACAGGAGCTCCAGCACGGAGTCGTGCTCGACCAGCTGCAGCAGGACCTCGGCCGGGCACCGGCCGAGCCGCACCTCGACGTGTCGGCGAAGATCAAGGTGCTCGGTGCGCTGGCTCACCTGAAGCCGATCCAAGACGTTGCCCGGCTGCTCTACTACCTCACCGGCGCCAGTACGGAACGGCAGGCCGTGCTCGCCTACAACCAGATCAACAGGGGCCTGCGGGAGATGGGTGAGACGGCCATCTCGGAGACGATCATCACTCCGATCAAGCAGCAGGAGCCGGGGCACTTTGCCTTCTACCAGATGTCGGCCACCTCGATGATCCAGAACAACGTCCTCCGACCCTGGCAGATCTTCCTGGCGCGGCTGCTCCGGGAGAGGTCCTACGGGCTGGTTGGGACGAACGCCATGGACAAGTACAAGGCGGACATGGGAGGGGTCGTCGTCGACCTCGGGCTCGACAACGACCTGGAGGGCTACGCCCGCGAGGTCGGTCGGGTGGAGTCGCGGCTGCTGTGGGCACACCAGCAGGGCCTCCAGTTCCCGCCGTACATTCTCAAGGCGCTGCGGGAGAGCGTCGAGAAGTTCTACCAGCGCCAGCTGCAGACGGCGTGA
- a CDS encoding RNA-binding S4 domain-containing protein has translation MVDVTIEGDSIRLGQLLKLANLVDQGADAKALLARGAVQVNGVVETRRGRQLVRGDRIRLGAAEVRVS, from the coding sequence ATGGTGGACGTGACGATCGAGGGTGACAGCATCAGGCTCGGTCAGCTGCTCAAGCTGGCGAACCTGGTCGACCAGGGCGCCGACGCCAAGGCTCTGCTGGCCAGGGGAGCGGTGCAGGTCAACGGCGTCGTGGAGACCCGGCGGGGGCGTCAGCTTGTTCGCGGTGACCGGATCAGGCTCGGGGCTGCCGAGGTCCGGGTCAGCTGA
- the infA gene encoding translation initiation factor IF-1, producing the protein MAKKEGALELEGTVVEALPNAMFRVELANGHKVLATISGKMRQHYIRILPADRVVVELSAYDLTRGRIVYRHK; encoded by the coding sequence ATGGCGAAGAAAGAGGGCGCTCTAGAGCTGGAGGGCACCGTCGTTGAGGCACTTCCGAACGCGATGTTTCGCGTGGAGCTGGCCAACGGTCACAAGGTGCTGGCCACGATCAGTGGCAAGATGCGTCAGCACTACATCCGCATTCTTCCCGCGGACCGTGTTGTCGTCGAGCTCTCGGCCTACGATCTGACCCGCGGACGGATCGTCTACCGGCACAAGTGA
- the rpmJ gene encoding 50S ribosomal protein L36: MKVQPSVKKICDKCKVIRRHGRVMVICDNPRHKQRQG, translated from the coding sequence ATGAAGGTTCAGCCGAGCGTCAAGAAGATCTGCGACAAGTGCAAGGTGATCCGCCGGCACGGTCGCGTGATGGTGATCTGCGACAACCCGCGCCACAAGCAGCGTCAGGGCTGA
- the rpsM gene encoding 30S ribosomal protein S13 produces MARLIGVDLPRDKRLEVALTYIFGVGRTRALETLEATQISGDLRVHQLTDEHLVALRDHIEAHYQVEGDLRREVASDIRRKVEIGSYQGRRHRSGLPVRGQRTRTNARGRKGPKRPVAGKKKAR; encoded by the coding sequence ATGGCACGCCTCATTGGTGTCGACCTCCCACGCGACAAGCGTCTCGAGGTCGCACTCACCTATATCTTCGGCGTGGGTCGTACCCGCGCACTGGAGACCCTGGAGGCCACTCAGATCAGTGGCGACCTCCGTGTCCACCAACTCACCGACGAGCATCTCGTAGCTCTGCGTGACCACATCGAAGCCCACTACCAGGTCGAGGGTGACCTCCGCCGCGAGGTGGCTTCCGATATCCGGCGCAAGGTCGAGATCGGCTCCTACCAGGGCCGTCGTCACCGCAGTGGGCTGCCCGTCCGTGGCCAGCGCACTCGCACCAACGCCCGTGGACGCAAGGGACCGAAGCGTCCGGTCGCCGGCAAGAAGAAGGCGCGGTAG
- the rpsK gene encoding 30S ribosomal protein S11, whose translation MATAGRNAGAKKVRRKEKKNVVAGHAHIKSTFNNTVISITDPTGAVIAWASAGTVGFKGSRKSTPFAAQMAAEAAGRRAMEHGMKRVDVFVKGPGSGRETAIRSLGAIGLEVGAISDVTPVPHNGCRQPKRRRV comes from the coding sequence ATGGCTACAGCAGGCCGCAACGCCGGCGCCAAGAAGGTGCGCCGCAAAGAGAAGAAGAACGTGGTCGCCGGCCACGCTCACATCAAGAGCACGTTCAACAACACCGTGATCTCGATCACCGATCCCACCGGTGCCGTGATCGCCTGGGCCTCAGCCGGCACTGTCGGCTTCAAGGGCTCGCGTAAGTCCACTCCGTTCGCCGCCCAGATGGCAGCCGAGGCTGCCGGACGTCGCGCGATGGAGCACGGCATGAAGAGAGTCGACGTGTTCGTCAAGGGACCCGGCTCCGGCCGCGAGACCGCCATCCGTTCGCTCGGTGCGATCGGCCTGGAGGTCGGCGCGATCTCGGACGTCACCCCCGTGCCACACAACGGCTGCCGCCAACCCAAGCGCCGCCGCGTCTAA